A genomic segment from Gadus morhua chromosome 4, gadMor3.0, whole genome shotgun sequence encodes:
- the dclre1c gene encoding protein artemis isoform X1, which yields MSSFAGRMKEYPNISLDRFDKDNLHARAYFLSHCHKDHMRGLKGPFLKRKLKFSRTIKLYCSFVTKELLLSNPKYAFWEERIVPLELDSPTQIYLVDEASGEKEDLLVTLLTAGHCPGSVMFLLEGSRGNVLYTGDFRLAEGDASRIELLHSGTRVKDIQSVYLDTTFMDPRFYQIPSREACLSGIRELIGNWISKSAYHVVWLNCKAAYGYEYLFTNLGEEFNTQIHVNCLEMFKKMPEILSYLTTDRRVQIHACRYPKMEDFMPGNRLPCGSVAPDGTPLHIISIKPSTMWFGERSRKSNSVVVKTGGSSYRACFSFHSSYSELKDFLAYLQPINIYPSVIPLGRTLGEVTDLLRPLCRNQASQAVFLYRPLGELKRTRAEKPVYDSDSGDGLFEGSNLAPMRKKMALNQEEKDHVKEGSTLRDIPVAEEPFPLNDHAATASLSMLGYIDCTESNDEEDGDEVEEEEEAGDDGETVTNPALEAESGKEADEEVGDERLTTGVAEGKGGVGAVDRAAGPPRPKWDDFFTADALPDSQGSLTSLSQSCCSARSSSPSRLTGSQTPELFSDAESADEAVGGAGRGAPVPLNRRPKSPIHPVGPDRGTSPLPDTLILLSKPQQQEEEGGAGVRPSNNCGSPREPGDSRSVRTGERAELPDSQASSDFDIPCTPESQAPKQEELSALYRTLASGEEVAVFRKGSQGSM from the exons ATGAGCTCTTTTGCGGGTCGGATGAAGGAGTATCCAAACATTTCGCTTGACCGCTTCGATAAGGATAATTTACATGCACGGGCATATTTCCTCTCTCATTGTCACAAAG ATCACATGAGAGGACTTAAAGGGCCATTCTTAAAGAGGAAACTTAAATtcag TCGAACTATCAAACTCTACTGTTCATTTGTTACAAAAGAACTTCTGTTGAGCAATCCCAAATATGCCTTCTGGGAAGAGCGCATT GTTCCCTTGGAGCTGGACAGCCCCACTCAGATCTACCTGGTGGACGAAGCATCAGGAGAG AAGGAAGACCTCCTGGTGACGCTCCTGACCGCCGGCCACTGTCCGGGCTCTGTCAT GTTTCTGCTGGAAGGGTCCAGGGGGAACGTTTTGTACACGGGAGACTTCCGGCTGGCCGAGGGGGACGCCTCTCGCATAGAGCTGCTGCACTCCGGGACCAG GGTGAAAGACATCCAGAGTGTATATCTGGACACCACCTTTATGGATCCCCGCTTCTACCAGATTCCTAGTCGG GAGGCCTGTTTGAGTGGGATACGAGAACTGATCGGTAACTGGATCAGCAAGAGTGCCTACCACGTTGTGTGGCTCAACTGTAAAGCTGCTTACGGATACGAATACCTGTTTACCAACCTGGGAGAGGAGTTCAATACTCAG ATCCACGTGAACTGTCTGGAAATGTTTAAGAAGATGCCCGAGATTCTGAGCTATCTGACAACGGACCGAAGAGTGCAGATCCACGCTTGCCGTTACcccaag ATGGAAGATTTTATGCCTGGCAACCGGTTGCCGTGCGGCTCGGTTGCCCCCGACGGCACACCGCTTCACATCATCAGCATCAAACCGTCCACCATGTGGTtcggagagaggagcaggaagagcaACAGCGTCGTCGTCAA AACGGGAGGCAGTTCCTACAGAGCTTGCTTCAGCTTCCACTCGTCCTACTCTGAG CTCAAGGACTTCCTGGCTTACCTCCAGCCAATCAACATCTACCCCAGTGTGATACCTCTCGGACGCACCCTAGGAGAAGTCACCGATTT GTTGAGGCCCCTCTGCAGGAACCAGGCGTCGCAAGCAGTGTTCTTATACAGACCCCTAGGAGAGCTGAAACGCACCCGGGCAGAGAAACCTGTGTACG ATTCTGACAGCGGCGACGGGCTGTTTGAGGGTTCGAATTTAGCCCCAATGAGGAAGAAGATGGCACTGAACCAGGAAGAGAAGGACCATG TGAAGGAGGGGAGCACTTTGAGGGACATCCCCGTAGCAGAGGAACCGTTTCCCCTGAACGACCACGCCGCCACGGCCTCCCTCTCCATGCTCGGCTACATAGACTGCACCGAGTCCAACGACGAAGAGGACGGcgacgaggtggaggaggaagaggaggcgggggaCGACGGGGAGACGGTGACTAATCCCGCCCTCGAAGCAGAGTCCGGAAAGGAGGCGGACGAGGAGGTGGGAGATGAAAGGCTGACGACGGGAGTCGCGGAGGGGAAGGGCGGAGTCGGGGCTGTGGACCGAGCCGCGGGCCCGCCGCGTCCGAAGTGGGACGACTTCTTCACGGCGGACGCGCTGCCCGACAGCCAGGGCAGCCTCACCAGCCTCTCCCAGTCCTGCTGCTCGGCTcggagctcctccccctccaggctgACCGGCTCGCAGACCCCGGAGCTCTTCAGCGACGCCGAGAGCGCCGACGAAGCCGTCGGCGGCGCGGGAAGAGGGGCACCGGTTCCCCTCAATCGCCGGCCCAAGTCACCGATCCATCCCGTCGGACCGGACCGCGGCACGTCGCCTTTGCCCGACACCTTGATCCTCCTATCCAAGccacagcagcaggaggaggagggcggggcagGGGTCCGTCCATCGAACAATTGCGGGTCTCCGAGGGAGCCGGGAGACAGCCGGAGCGTGCGGACGGGGGAGCGGGCGGAATTGCCAGACTCTCAAGCGTCGTCGGACTTTGACATCCCGTGCACGCCAGAGTCCCAAGCGCCCAAACAGGAAGAGCTCTCTGCGCTGTACAGGACATTGGCCTCCGGGGAGGAAGTGGCCGTCTTCAGGAAAGGAAGTCAGGGTTCAATGTGA
- the dclre1c gene encoding protein artemis isoform X2: protein MRGLKGPFLKRKLKFSRTIKLYCSFVTKELLLSNPKYAFWEERIVPLELDSPTQIYLVDEASGEKEDLLVTLLTAGHCPGSVMFLLEGSRGNVLYTGDFRLAEGDASRIELLHSGTRVKDIQSVYLDTTFMDPRFYQIPSREACLSGIRELIGNWISKSAYHVVWLNCKAAYGYEYLFTNLGEEFNTQIHVNCLEMFKKMPEILSYLTTDRRVQIHACRYPKMEDFMPGNRLPCGSVAPDGTPLHIISIKPSTMWFGERSRKSNSVVVKTGGSSYRACFSFHSSYSELKDFLAYLQPINIYPSVIPLGRTLGEVTDLLRPLCRNQASQAVFLYRPLGELKRTRAEKPVYDSDSGDGLFEGSNLAPMRKKMALNQEEKDHVKEGSTLRDIPVAEEPFPLNDHAATASLSMLGYIDCTESNDEEDGDEVEEEEEAGDDGETVTNPALEAESGKEADEEVGDERLTTGVAEGKGGVGAVDRAAGPPRPKWDDFFTADALPDSQGSLTSLSQSCCSARSSSPSRLTGSQTPELFSDAESADEAVGGAGRGAPVPLNRRPKSPIHPVGPDRGTSPLPDTLILLSKPQQQEEEGGAGVRPSNNCGSPREPGDSRSVRTGERAELPDSQASSDFDIPCTPESQAPKQEELSALYRTLASGEEVAVFRKGSQGSM, encoded by the exons ATGAGAGGACTTAAAGGGCCATTCTTAAAGAGGAAACTTAAATtcag TCGAACTATCAAACTCTACTGTTCATTTGTTACAAAAGAACTTCTGTTGAGCAATCCCAAATATGCCTTCTGGGAAGAGCGCATT GTTCCCTTGGAGCTGGACAGCCCCACTCAGATCTACCTGGTGGACGAAGCATCAGGAGAG AAGGAAGACCTCCTGGTGACGCTCCTGACCGCCGGCCACTGTCCGGGCTCTGTCAT GTTTCTGCTGGAAGGGTCCAGGGGGAACGTTTTGTACACGGGAGACTTCCGGCTGGCCGAGGGGGACGCCTCTCGCATAGAGCTGCTGCACTCCGGGACCAG GGTGAAAGACATCCAGAGTGTATATCTGGACACCACCTTTATGGATCCCCGCTTCTACCAGATTCCTAGTCGG GAGGCCTGTTTGAGTGGGATACGAGAACTGATCGGTAACTGGATCAGCAAGAGTGCCTACCACGTTGTGTGGCTCAACTGTAAAGCTGCTTACGGATACGAATACCTGTTTACCAACCTGGGAGAGGAGTTCAATACTCAG ATCCACGTGAACTGTCTGGAAATGTTTAAGAAGATGCCCGAGATTCTGAGCTATCTGACAACGGACCGAAGAGTGCAGATCCACGCTTGCCGTTACcccaag ATGGAAGATTTTATGCCTGGCAACCGGTTGCCGTGCGGCTCGGTTGCCCCCGACGGCACACCGCTTCACATCATCAGCATCAAACCGTCCACCATGTGGTtcggagagaggagcaggaagagcaACAGCGTCGTCGTCAA AACGGGAGGCAGTTCCTACAGAGCTTGCTTCAGCTTCCACTCGTCCTACTCTGAG CTCAAGGACTTCCTGGCTTACCTCCAGCCAATCAACATCTACCCCAGTGTGATACCTCTCGGACGCACCCTAGGAGAAGTCACCGATTT GTTGAGGCCCCTCTGCAGGAACCAGGCGTCGCAAGCAGTGTTCTTATACAGACCCCTAGGAGAGCTGAAACGCACCCGGGCAGAGAAACCTGTGTACG ATTCTGACAGCGGCGACGGGCTGTTTGAGGGTTCGAATTTAGCCCCAATGAGGAAGAAGATGGCACTGAACCAGGAAGAGAAGGACCATG TGAAGGAGGGGAGCACTTTGAGGGACATCCCCGTAGCAGAGGAACCGTTTCCCCTGAACGACCACGCCGCCACGGCCTCCCTCTCCATGCTCGGCTACATAGACTGCACCGAGTCCAACGACGAAGAGGACGGcgacgaggtggaggaggaagaggaggcgggggaCGACGGGGAGACGGTGACTAATCCCGCCCTCGAAGCAGAGTCCGGAAAGGAGGCGGACGAGGAGGTGGGAGATGAAAGGCTGACGACGGGAGTCGCGGAGGGGAAGGGCGGAGTCGGGGCTGTGGACCGAGCCGCGGGCCCGCCGCGTCCGAAGTGGGACGACTTCTTCACGGCGGACGCGCTGCCCGACAGCCAGGGCAGCCTCACCAGCCTCTCCCAGTCCTGCTGCTCGGCTcggagctcctccccctccaggctgACCGGCTCGCAGACCCCGGAGCTCTTCAGCGACGCCGAGAGCGCCGACGAAGCCGTCGGCGGCGCGGGAAGAGGGGCACCGGTTCCCCTCAATCGCCGGCCCAAGTCACCGATCCATCCCGTCGGACCGGACCGCGGCACGTCGCCTTTGCCCGACACCTTGATCCTCCTATCCAAGccacagcagcaggaggaggagggcggggcagGGGTCCGTCCATCGAACAATTGCGGGTCTCCGAGGGAGCCGGGAGACAGCCGGAGCGTGCGGACGGGGGAGCGGGCGGAATTGCCAGACTCTCAAGCGTCGTCGGACTTTGACATCCCGTGCACGCCAGAGTCCCAAGCGCCCAAACAGGAAGAGCTCTCTGCGCTGTACAGGACATTGGCCTCCGGGGAGGAAGTGGCCGTCTTCAGGAAAGGAAGTCAGGGTTCAATGTGA
- the tmem243b gene encoding transmembrane protein 243b — protein MDDFSGRTYGTSGLDNRPLFGETSAWDRIINVGVGGVTTLFVLVTVISSFVFPSLPPRALNIFFAACILLICGSTLLLIFWYRQGDLEPKFRKLIYYKLASIVLLCLCANLYFHGVT, from the exons ATGGATGACTTCAGCGGTAGGACCTACGGAACCAGTGGCCTGGACAACAGGCCCCTGTTCGGGGAGACATCGGCCTGG GATCGGATCATCAACGTTGGTGTGGGTGGAGTCACTACTCTGTTTGTCCTG GTGACTGTCATCAGTTCTTTTGTGTTCCCATCGCTTCCCCCGAGGGCTCTCAACATTTTCTTTGCGGCCTGTATTCTTCTGATCTGCGGCTCTACGTTACTGCTG ATCTTCTGGTACCGCCAAGGGGATCTGGAGCCCAAGTTCAGGAAGCTAATCTACTACAAGCTGGCCTCCATCGTGCTGCTGTGCCTGTGTGCCAACCTCTACTTCCACGGGGTCACGTAG
- the dmtf1 gene encoding cyclin-D-binding Myb-like transcription factor 1, with translation MSAEAEEITLQTVNSVTLTRDIDGSLILHCPPNDEASEPLQKKIRLTTDEQEDSEEAQFTVVHQPLSENDESFELTMTATADSDLTEGSVAQIQILQVEAESLPSQEKTSDDVSPVSQAWFTTKEDKDTLANKGHTWKQGMWSKEEVEILMSNIARYVKNRGMEDPAEIIFEMSKEERKDFYRSVAWGLNRPLFAVYRRVLRMYDNSNHVGKYTHGEIEKLKTLRKKHGNDWATIGAVLGRSASSVKDRCRLMKDTCNTGKWSEEEERRLAEVVYEMAGVSPGVAVTGGVSWASVAERVRSRSEKQCRSKWLNYLNWKHSGGTEWTKEDDLGLVRRIMEMQVEEENELRWEELAGGWSSVRSPQWLRSKWWNIKRQVSNHKEIPFSLLLEVLQDLMESSQANAGTGSPASSAALRVARLDESGGAVGGDDGASASSVAALQIPVQIPLQITHLDGSAAPGDGDTITLNTGALQTFEILPSFHLQPTGTPGTYYLQTTSNQGLSLSTSQGLPLGLGSNSTVTLTTSSSPSSPEHQIILHSLSAEGLCSSDGVIIQTVTSDASSSDPLGQSQLIVETAGQEQGVGLEASSLLVGEECVSSEAQPMTDGFADKVLSSTSVEETSALAPGSTVLIVSAPISSTLTDPILENQEGSD, from the exons ATGAGCGCGGAGGCAGAGGAAATAACGCTACAGACGGTCAACTCTGTCACGCTGACCCGGGACATCGATGGGAGCCTCATACTGCACTGCCCTCCtaatg acgAGGCTTCTGAGCCTCTTCAGAAGAAGATCCGCCTGACCACAGACGAGCAGGAGGACTCGGAGGAAGCACAGTTCACAGTGGTCCACCAACCTC TGTCAGAGAATGACGAGAGCTTTGAGTTGACCATGACCGCCACGGCGGACAGTGACCTCACGGAGGGGAGTGTAGCGCAGATTCAG atcctGCAGGTGGAAGCAGAGTCCCTGCCTTCTCAGGAGAAGACCAGCGATGACGTGTCGCCCGTCAGCCAGGCCTGGTTCACCACTAAGGAGGACAAAGACACGCTGGCCaataaag GCCACACGTGGAAGCAGGGCATGTGGTCCAAGGAGGAGGTTGAAATCCTCATGAGCAACATCGCGCGCTACGTGAAG AACCGTGGTATGGAGGACCCGGCGGAGATCATCTTTGAGATGTCCAAGGAGGAGCGGAAGGACTTCTACCGCAGCGTGGCCTGGGGGCTGAACCGGCCGCTGTTCGCCGTGTACCGCCGCGTGCTGCGCATGTACGACAACAGCAACCACGTGGGCAA GTACACCCATGGAGAGATCGAGAAACTAAAAAC GCTGAGGAAGAAGCACGGTAACGACTGGGCCACCATCGGGGCGGTACTGGGCCGCAGCGCCTCGTCTGTCAAGGACCGCTGTCGGCTGATGAAGGACACCTGCAACACgg GCAagtggagcgaggaggaggagcggcggcTGGCCGAGGTGGTGTACGAGATGGCCGGGGTGTCGCCGGGCGTGGCCGTCACCGGGGGCGTGTCCTGGGCCTCGGTGGCGGAGAGGGTGCGCTCGCGCTCGGAGAAGCAGTGCCGCTCCAAGTGGCTCAACTACCTCAACTGGAAGCACAGCGGGGGCACCGAGTGGACCAAGGAGGACGACCTGGGCCTGGTGCGcag GATCATGGAgatgcaggtggaggaggagaacgagctGCGGTGGGAGGAGCTAGCCGGGGGCTGGAGCAGCGTGCGCTCGCCTCAGTGGCTGCGCTCCAAGTGGTGGAACATCAAGAGACAAGTGTCCAATCACAAGGAGATCCCCTTCAGCC tCCTACTGGAAGTCCTGCAGGACCTGATGGAGTCCTCCCAGGCCAACGCCGGCACGGGGAGTCCCGCCTCCTCGGCCGCGCTGCGAGTGGCGCGATTGGACGAGAGCGGCGGCGCCGTCGGCGGGGACGACGGGGCGTCAGCGAGCTCGGTGGCAGCGCTGCAGATCCCGGTCCAGATCCCCCTACAGATCACACACCTCG ACGGCTCTGCTGCCCCCGGCGACGGAGACACCATCACCCTGAACACCGGAGCCCTGCAGACCTTCGAGATCCTACCG TCGTTTCACCTGCAGCCCACCGGCACGCCCGGGACCTACTACCTCCAGACCACGTCCAATCAGGGCCTCAGTCTGTCCACCAGTCAGGGCCTGCCTCTCGGCCTGGGCAGCAACAGCACCGTCACCCTGACGACAagctcctcgccctcctcgcCTGAGCACCAGATCATCCTACACAGCCTGTCC GCGGAGGGCCTCTGCTCCAGTGACGGGGTCATCATCCAGACGGTGACCTCTGACGCCTCCTCCTCGGATCCCCTCGGCCAATCACAGCTGATTGTGGAGACGGCGGGACAGGAACAGGGGGTGGGGCTAGAGGCCTCCAGCCTCCTCGTTGGTGAGGAGTGTGTTTCATCGGAGGCTCAGCCAATGACAGACGGCTTTGCTGACAAG GTCCTGAGCTCCACTTCTGTTGAGGAGACCTCTGCCCTTGCCCCCGGCAGCACTGTGCTGATTGTCTCTGCACCCATCAGCAGCACACTGACAG ATCCGATCCTGGAGAACCAGGAAGGATCAGACTGA
- the cwf19l1 gene encoding CWF19-like protein 1, with the protein MGDQTLRVLTCGDVQGKFNDLFNRVRTIQKKSGQFDLLLCVGDFFGKTEESEAEWQEYKTGAKKAPIHTCVLGAASQATVKYFPSADGCELAENITYLGRRGVFTGASGLQIAYVSGREALQEPAPAHCFTPKDLLALVAPLVNNSKFRGVDILLTSQWPRGVWQFGNNPEVNTKCCGTASVANLADKLKPRYHFAAVEGAHYERLPYRNHMVLQENAQHVSRFIALASVSNPAKKKYLYAFNIVPMKSMEPSELVKQPQDVTENPYRRSGKEKLQRGKTGLDPAEEEEPAAQFFFDLSRGGRGGGRGGGRGQGRKRPSDEGDRPPWDGERRGQGGPGDADGQPRQPRRPPQPTGPCWFCLASPQVEKHLVISIGTHCYLALAKGGLTPFHVLVLPIGHYQSVVELASEVVEEMDKYKAALHKFYKSRGERCISFERNYRSQHLQLQVVPVPLDKCATEDIKEAFMVQAGEQQMELMEIPEHTDLKQIAPPGTPYFYVELDTGEKLYYRIQKHFPLQFGREVLASEALLNIPARADWKECKQTREEEEQCSATLRDAFKPFDFALED; encoded by the exons ATGGGAGATCAAACTTTAAGAGT CCTGACGTGTGGGGATGTCCAAGGCAAATTTAACGATTTGTTCAACCGAGTACGGACAATCCAAAAGAAGAGTGGACAGTTTGAT ctgctgctgtgtgtgggaGATTTCTTTGGAAAGACCGAGGAGTCAGAGGCAGAGTGGCAAGAATACAAAACAGGAGCCAAGAAAG CTCCTATTCACACATGCGTCCTGGGAGCAGCCAGCCAGGCGACGGTGAAGTACTTCCCCAGCGCAGATGGCTGTGAGCTGGCTGAAAACATCACCTACCTGG GGCGCCGCGGCGTGTTCACGGGGGCGTCCGGCCTCCAGATCGCCTACGTCAGCGGGCGCGAGGCCCTGCAGGAGCCGGCCCCTGCCCACTGCTTCACGCCCAAAGACCTGCTGGCCCTGGTGGCCCCGCTGGTCAACAACTCCAAGTTCCGGGGCGTGGACATACTGCTGACGTCGCAGTGGCCCCGCGGGGTGTGGCAGTTTGGAAACAACCCG GAAGTGAACACCAAGTGCTGTGGCACGGCGTCTGTCGCCAACCTGGCTGACAAGCTGAAGCCGCGCTACCACTTTGCGGCAGTAGAGGGCGCTCACTATGAAAGACTTCCCTACAG gaACCACATGGTCCTGCAGGAGAATGCGCAGCATGTGAGCCGCTTCATCGCCCTGGCGTCCGTCAGCAACCCCGCCAAGAAGAAG TACCTGTACGCCTTCAACATCGTCCCCATGAAGAGCATGGAGCCGTCGGAGCTGGTCAAGCAGCCGCAGGACGTGACGGAGAACCCCTACCGGCGCAGCGGGAAGGAGAAGCTGCAGCGTGGCAAGACGGGCCTCGACCCCGCTgaggaagag GAGCCCGCCGCCCAGTTCTTCTTCGACCTGAGCAGAGGGGGGCGTGGCGGGGGGCgtggcggggggcggggccagggcagGAAGCGGCCCTCCGACGAGGGGGACCGCCCCCCCTGGGACGGGGAGAggcggggccagggggggccGGGCGACGCGGACGGGCAGCCCAGGCAGCCCCGCAGACCAC cccagCCCACCGGTCCGTGCTGGTTCTGTCTGGCCAGTCCTCAGGTGGAGAAGCACCTGGTCATCAGCATCGGCACGCAC tgTTACCTGGCGCTGGCCAAGGGCGGCCTGACCCCCTTCCACGTGTTGGTGCTGCCCATCGGCCACTACCAGTCGGTGGTGGAGCTGGCCtccgaggtggtggaggagatggacaaGTACAAGGCCGCCCTGCACAAGTTCTACAAGAGCCGGGGCGAGCGCTGCATCTCCTTCGAGAGGAACTACCGCAGCCAGCACCTCCAGCTACAG GTTGTGCCGGTGCCTCTGGATAAGTGTGCCACTGAGGACATCAAGGAGGCCTTCATGGTCCAGGCCGGGGAGCAGCAGATGGAGCTGATGGAGATCCCCGAACACACGGACCTCAAGCAG ATTGCCCCACCGGGGACACCGTACTTCTACGTGGAGCTGGACACGGGAGAGAAGCTCTACTACCGTATCCAGAAGCACTTCCCTCTGCAGTTTGGCAG ggaGGTGCTGGCCAGCGAGGCCCTGCTCAACATCCCGGCGCGGGCCGACTGGAAGGAGTGCAAGCAGacgcgggaggaggaggagcagtgcaGTGCCACGCTGAGGGATGCCTTCAAGCCCTTCGACTTCGCCTTGGAggactga